A stretch of DNA from Spirosoma endbachense:
TAATCAGCTGTGGTGAGCATCCAGAACGAGACACGGTTCGCTGCTATTTCAAGGTCAAGTGTAATTATACTTTCACAATAACAAATTATCTTTAACCCTGAAATAACAACTGATTTTTATGCGTTTATCGCTTTATCTGGTTCTCCTGTTCATTTTTGCCTATCCGTCCGTCGCTCAGCAAAGAACTTACTGCAACCCGATGGACATCAGTTATCGGTACAATTTCGAGCAGCTCAACGAGAAAATTTCGTATCGATCCGGAGCCGATCCTGTCATTGTTAACCACAAGAAGGAATATTATCTCTTCGTCACCATTCAGGGTGGCTGGTGGCATTCCAAAGACCTGGTTAACTGGAACTATATCGTACCCGACAAATGGCCAATGGAGGACATGTGCGCTCCGGCGGCCATGTCGGTCCGCGATACACTGTATCTGTTTCAATCTACCTTCGAGCAACGGCCCATTTTTATTTCGACGGAACCCGAAAAAGGAAAACTCAAATTTTATAATCGCTGGCTACCCCGTCTGCCCAAAGACATTGGTCCCTGGGACCCGGCTCTGTTTCACGACGATGATACCGACAAATGGTATATGTACTGGGGTTCATCGAATGTATACCCGATTTTCGGAGCTGAGCTGGACAAGAGCCGAAACCTGACCTACGCAGGCAACAATCCCGCCCAGGCATATAAAGCCATGCTCTGGCTCGACCCCTATAAACACGGCTGGGAACGCTTCGGCCCGAATCATTCCGACCCGTTCAAACCCTTTACGGAGGGGGCCTGGATGACCAAATACAAGGGCAAGTATTACCTGCAATATGGTGCGCCCGGCACCGAGTACAACGTATACGGCAATGGCACTTATGTTAGCAATGATCCACTGGGGCCGTTTGAGTACGCGCCTTATAATCCGATTGCCTACAAACCGGGCGGTTTCGCTACGGGTTGTGGACATGGCAATACGTTCCAGGACAATTTTGGTAACTATTGGAATACGGGCACTACCTGGATTGGCTACAATTGGGGCATGGAACGCCGGATTGTGATGAATCCGGCAGGTTTCGACAAAGACGACCATATGTTTGCCAACACGCGGTTTGGTGATTTTCCACATTACCTGCCTACGCAAAAAGTACCCAGCCAGAACGGAACGGAAAGCGATGCGCTGTTTACCGGCTGGATGCTTCTCAACTACAAAAAACCAGTCGTAGCCTCATCGACCCTATCGACACCTACTGATACCGTTCGAGTCGCGGCAAATGTAGCCGACGAAAATCCGCGCACATTCTGGGTCGCGGCTCAGAACAAACCGGGCGAAACCCTAACCGCTGACTTAGGAACGGAACGTGAAATCCGGGCCGTTCAGGTCGATTATATCGACTATAAACAAACTGTTTATGACTCCGATTCGACCGTGTATACGCAGTTCAAAATCCTGACCTCAACCGACAATAAAAAGTGGGATGTTGTTGCCGATCTGACGAAAGAACCCAAACGCGACCGGGCCTGCGCCTATGTGCAACTGGACAAACCCGTTCGGGCGCGGTATGTGCGATATGAGCACGTTTACGTTGCGGGTTCGCATCTGGCCATCAATGCATTCCGCCTATTTGGCAATGGATTCGGGAAAGCCCCGGCAACACCCGCTACGCTGACCGCCAAACGTCAGAAAGACCAGCGCAATGCCGACCTGTCCTGGAGCAAGGTTCCCGGCGCTGTCGGCTACAACATCCGCTGGGGCATTGCGCCTGACAAACTCTATCAGAATTATCAGTTCTGGAACGACGAAGCCAATACCTTCGAACTTAGGGCGCTCAACGTTGACGTACCGTATTATTTTGCGATCGAAGCCTTCGACGAAAATGGCGTATCCGTGTTGAGTAAAGTCATAGATGATGGATCGGGTCTGGGGAAAAAGTGATAGATTCAACCCATGCAATTCTTCTTCCGAAACGACCAGCCCGAAGTGGCCGTTGATCTATTACGCGAAGTCGGTCAATGGCTTGTTGACAATGATCGCGAACTCTGGACAGTTGACGCCCTGACACTCGACAACCTCATCGACGATTTTACCCGCGATAAGCTCTATGTGATGTATGCCGACCACGGCAACGGAACAGCGCCAGAACCAGCGGCAGCCTTCATACTTCAGTGGGAAGACCCCCATTACTGGCCCGATGTTCCGGCCAACACGTCGGGCTTTATCCATAAATTAGCCATCAGGCGTCCTTTTAATGGACAGAATCTGTTCGCGTCGATTCTGAAGTTTAGCCGGGAGGAATGCCTCAAACGAGGTATTTACACCCTTCAGCTCGAAACCGACGCCGGGCGACCTAAACTCATGCAGTTTTACGAACGATACGGATTCCAGCCTACCTATCAGCGCGATATGAGCGAATTCGGCAAGTCGTTTACCTGTCAGTTTTACATAATGACGTTTTAAGCAGACAGCGCGGCCTGGAAAGTCCACGCAAAACTAGCTTTGGTCAAATAAAACAGGACTTTTGCGTTCCAATTAATCAGTTCATCCATGACGCAACCGCGCCAGCGGAAAGTCCGTGACTTTCGACTGCCTCAGATTTATGCCATTATCCTGATTGACGTCATTGTTGGTTCAGCTGTTGGGCCAATTTTACCCGAATTTGTAAAGGGCCTGCAACGCCCCCAATTATGGCTTTCGGCTGGTACGGCTTTGTTTTTAGGTATGCAATTGTTCTCCGCTCCTTTGCTGGGGAAACTCTCGGATGGCTACGGCCGCCGACCCATTTTTATTCTCTCATCGGTCGGTACGTTTCTGGCCGATTGCTTTTTGTTGCCTGTTCGGGTAGGCTTTTATTTTGCGAACCGCATCAGCGACGGCACAACCAACGGCATGTATGCAACGGTGCGATCGGCGATAACAGACATTTCCCCCAAAGATCAGCTATTCAAAAACCTCGGCATCGAAGGGGCTATTATTTCGCTTGGTTTTGTCCTCGGACCAGCCGTTTCGGGTCTGCTTCTGACCACGTTCGATGTCGTTCAGGGCAATCAGGCGAAGGTTGTGGCGATTATGGCGGTCACACTCTCAAGCGTGAATATGCTCCTGAGCTGGACACTTCGGGAAACTCACCCAAACCCGCCCGGCGTTGACACATCGGCGCTCAAAAACGAACTGATTCAATCCCTGAATGTACAGTTGCTCTGGAGTCGACTAGCAGAAAAAGACAGCAAATATCAGGGATTGAAACAATTGGTACTCATGCAATTAGCACTAACCTTCAGCATTGGTTATTACAATTACTTCGTAACCTTCGCGAGTTTTGGCGAACTGCACATGGATGCAAAGGCTATTTCTTACTTTTTCATGTATTTCGGCGCTTTGAGCGTGGTCATCAGTTATGTCTTTTACGCTTACATGGCCGACCGGATCAACCAGCAACGGGCTATTTTCTGGCTGGCACTCATCGGAGTACCCGTGCTGGGCAGTTACGGACTGGTTGGGTCATCACTGGTTGGGCTATATATCCTGATTACAATAGACTGCCTGACCCTGTCGCTAATCCAGGGATTGATCGAGGGGTTAATGGCTCAGCTAACAACCGACGACGACCGGGGCGAAGTTTTCGGCATTAATCAGGCGTTGCAGGGGCTGGGTAGCTTTGCAACCACATTAGTCTTTGGGGCTTTGTCACTACTTGATCTGCGGCTACCGTTTGCCTGGTTTGCCGGTTGTCTGGCCATTGTAGCCTGGCTGGCGAATCAAAAACTCAAAAAACTATAAATCATACCCATACAGCCCATTTTCATTTTCTGAGTTATAGCCGTTCACTCAAAAGCAGTATACTCCGAGTAAGTGATTCATTATTTTTATAAAAAATCAATAATTATTAATATAGTCCCTATTCTCAACGACATGATTAACTGGCGAACACACCGGCACAAGCTAGTTTACAGTGTGATGATTGCCCTACTAGGCGGTCTATTTATGTCCGGGTGTTCAAAATGGAATCTGGAGCCTAAAGAAATAACACCCACTTCGTCGTCGACCCTTCCCACCGTAACCATTACGAACGTGGATAATTTTTCGATAACCGGACGTGGTACTGTGGTGACCTTTACCTTCAACGTGACCTCGGTACCCCGCGTAACGGTCAAAGAGCTGGGTGTTTGTTATTCAACTACCAATAAAACTCCGTCGCTGGCCGACGCATCAGGAACAACAGCCCTCGCAAAAGCTAAAGATCTGACTTTACCCAGCTCAATAGGCATTACCCTTACAGCAAAAGGAACGTACTATTACCGAGCCTATGCTCTTCTCGACGATGGGCGGGTCAGTTATAGCAAACTCGATTCGTTTGTGAATTGACCATCAAAAGACATAGTCGTGTTTGGTGATAATCCGTGGAAAAGCCCGCGATGTTAGCGTACATCAATAAACGTTTCGTATGGAGCTTCGAGCCGTGCCACGGTTTGTTTTCTTATCATTGGTAACCACGGTCCGCCGTGCGGTGGCACGGCTCGAAGCTCCAGAGGAAAGGCCTGAGGAGTAATTATTGAACCCGGATCAGCGCTGAACCAACCACCGGCCGACCTTCGGCGGTGATGCCCTGCACCGTTACGCGCAACGTTCTGACCACATCCGACAGCGGAAACTGCAACTGACTATGTCCCTGCCCATCCGTTTGAATCAGTGGTTTCCAGTACAATACATCCCGGCGATCAATCCGCGACGAAACTTCGGGAGGTGTCGTTTCGTCAGGTTTACTGTCATAGCGTGGCACGTAGAACTCCCGCAGCACCGATGGATACCCAATCAATTGCATGGGCTTTGTTCCTGTTTTTTTACTGGTCGATGGCTTATCGGGCCGAAACACTTTCGAGTAAAAAGCGATGACGCCATTTCCACCCCGAACGCCATAAATGCCAGCGGTTCCAGCATTTTTCAACAACTCGACGCGCTCAATATCACTGGGATTGAAATTTAACAAACCCGTTCCATCCATATCCTGAACGGGCATTCCGTCCATGAGAAACAAGGGCTGTGAGCCGCTCATAATACTCCCCACTCCTCGCACAACCACCTGATAACCACCAGTCAACGTTTGTGTGACCCCTACTCCGGCAAACCGCCCACGAATCATCTCATACAGATTCGGAAATCGGGGAGATTTTTCGTCGAACACAAGTGTAGCGTCAGCATTATTATGCAAACTCCTTCGTTTAATGTCATCCGGACGTTCTTCAATTTTTCGGGCACGGACAATAACTTCTTTCAGGAGTTTAACGGTTTTGTCACGGTAGAAAGCGGCATCGTCTTCCTGACGGATTTTCGCTGCGGTTATCTGCATGTGTAAAGCCTGCCAATTTGAGGGGATACGGGCGGTGTCTACATCCCACGTCCGACCAGGTCCACTCAGCACAAAATGGGCTTCATCATTCAGGAACGGCTTCAATTCCCGGTTAGTCAGTTGAGCTAACAGCTGCGTCGTATCGGCAATATCTAAACCTGCTAATCGAAACCACCCTTTTTCATCAGCCCCGGCTGATTTCAGGAATGACTTTTCTGTCGCCATTGAGGCAATCATGACCTGCGCCCCAGGAATAGGCTCGTTTTTCTGGTTCAGCACTCGCCCAATCAATGACACGCCCCCCAGCAGTTCGTTTTCGGGTGTACCGCTTACGCGACGCCAGCCCTGCGTCAACAGCAGATCGTCTAAAGCCCGGCGTGTTTCGGGCGAGTTGTCTTTAAGGTATAGATTGGGTTGCTCAACTCGCCCCCGTAATTCACCGGTCAGCAGCAGATGCGTCTGGATGGTAGCCGCAGCGGTATCGTCGGGAACCTGCCCGGCATCGGTTACCGAGGCAGACAATACGGCAACTGCAGGAAGTCCGTCATCATTGAGCGTAACGCTTAAAATAGCCTGTTCACGAGGCTGATAACGCGCTTTATTGAGGGACATCAGCACCCGAACCGCGGCCAATCGTTCCGGCAAAAACACCAGTCGCTCGGCCTTTGGTCGGGCAGAAGCATCATAAAGGGTGAGTTGATTCAGACCGGGGGGCAAACCGGCACTGGGTAAACTGACCCGTGCCACGCCATTCTGCAATTGAATTTTTCGCTGATCGACCACGCGGCCCTGTTGCTGTATCAACACATAAGCCGAATCGACGGCCGGACGATTTGTTCCCGTAATCGTGATAATCAGCCGGCTGCTATCACTAACAACATCGGCTGATAGCAGCAATCCATCGGCTTCGGCAGGAGGTAATTGAACCGACCCGGTCAACCGGTGATTCGATTCCAGTTGTAAAGCCGTTACCTGTGCCTGGTAGGTATGGCCTTGAACCGGTGCCAGCACCACACTGCCAAGCCCCAACGGATTCGTTGTAAACCGAGCCACTTCCACACCTGCATCATCGATAATCCGGCCTGCCACCTGCCGACCAAGGCCATCAGGCGCCACCACTTTTATACCAAATCGAGACCGGACCCCAACCACCCAATGACCGCCTTCGGGCAATAGCTGTACGTCCAGCGGTTTTTGTGCTGTGTCGGCTATTGCCTGACTTTGTGACTGAATCAGATTATACACGGCAATGGATCGTTCAAAAGCAGGTCGATGTTGCCCATCGTCTTCATCGGTATAAGCCCTCAAATGATACGTTCCTGAAGCCAGCGAATCCGACAGTCGGAAATCACCAGCCGCCCGACCTTCCGATATTTTCAGCCACTGATGCTGAACGAGCCGCCCTGAAGCCGTCATGAGGGCTACATGAATTGCCGTTTCGCCAACGGGTCGGCGATTGGTAACCGCATCGAGCAGGTAAGCGCTTAGCCAGATTCGATCACCCGTTGCGTAGAATGGCTTATCGGTATGCACAAACAGAACCGGTGCCAGCGCATGAAAACGCTCCTTAAACGCCGTAGAAATTCGCTCCATCCGGGCATCGGGGGGCAATAGTTTTCCCTGTGCAATAATTGGGGCATTTGTTGAGGGAACAGCCTTCTCCTGGTCAGGCTTCCAGTCGGCAGGAAGCATCGTCGATAGGCGATCGTCGGCCAGTGAGCCTTGTATTTCTGATCCATAGGGTAGCGTTATGACACCATCGGTGGTCATCTGCATTTGTCCCGCTGGAAGTTTGATTTGCGAATAAGCGTACCGGGCATCGCTATAGGGCGAATAAGGCGACATCGCATTGGTGTAAAATACAATCAGTTGACGGTCAGAAACCAGCCTGCGCTCAAACGGTAACCGCCCCGGCTGAATCAGTTTTTTTATGCTCAGCGGCTTCAGGTGCCCTCTTAGTGAACCATACAATGTTGCCCGATTATCTTTGCCTCTGGCTATCGGTACGGTTATGTCTTCCTGATAGACCAGAAAGCCTTCATCCTCATAGGTACTGTCGATCAGCGTGACCATCAGATGCCGGACCGATCCCAGATAGGCACGCATCCGATTTCGGCGGTATCGATTAGCCTGTCGTTCATCGGGTGCTTTTAGCTCTTCGAAGCGAGTCGAACCGGCATAAAAGACCTTTTGGAAGGTTCCATCAAAATAGGCCAGTTCATACCATAGTTTATAACCCAACGCATGATTTTCAATAACAAGCGGCTCAGTCGCAACGGCTTTCAGATGTCCGTTTTCTTCGGTAAAACTGAGTACATCGGTGTTCATGATTTCGCACTGCCCGCCAAACGGTTCGCCAAGCAGCTGCTTTTTAAACTGACGAAGATGCCGCTCCCACTTCTTGAGATTGCCCCGAACGGTTACAGTAGCCAGTAATTGTCCGCCGGGTTTCAGGCGAAAATTGATTGTCTTCGCCTGGTCGTCGTTGAGTCGTAATGTCTGGTGCGCTGGCTGATAGCCGACAAAAGAAGCCACAACCTCTACTGTCCCCAACGGAACACCCGCTAATGAAAAGTGTCCCTGCTCATTTGTAATGGAACCCCGCGTAGAGCCGTTGAGGTATACATTGGCAAAGGGCATTGGCTTACCGGTCGTAGCGTCGGTCACATAGCCAGATAGCGTAGTGGTCAATTGTGCATACGCCCCCGAAACCAGCCCGAACGTCAGACAGGCAATCAACCCAACGACAGTTAGCCAACGATACATGGCAGTTCAGGGTTTTTATGGTGAGCGAAGACTCTAAACCAAAAGACCCAAAAGGTCTTGATTTACTTGCGCTTAAGCCATATCGATTCGTGTTACCGTTTCCAGATTTTCGCCCGAGAAGGCAATAGCCCGTTCTGCAAACAATACTTTTGTAGCAGCCCATGTTGAGCGAAACAGCTCGCTCTGCCGATATTCTTCAAGTGCATTGGCTGAGTCCCAGAGGCTGTAGGTCATTCGTACGTCGGGCCGGTCGGGATCACTTAAAAGCTGAAGATGCCGGTTTCCCGGAAATGCCCGAATGAGGTATTTGGAGCTATCAAAAATGGCATGAAAATCGGCAAGTTTATCTTCCTGAAATGTCATGCGAACAATGCGAACAAGCATATTCTTTTAGTATTTTTTGTGTACGTACAAAAGACCATTCTCTTGAATGACGCTGATGCAGAAATCGCAAAACCGCAGCATCGATAATGCCTGACCAGAAGCACCTACCGGGCTTTCTGGAAAGTATTTATGAGGAATGCCTTACTCACGAATTACTTAGTGGCGATCAATGGAACGTCAGGCTGGAATTCGGGTTGTCTACAAAGGTCAGGAAATTAGTAGACCATTTGTCGTGGATTCGCTGCTTAAAAATGCCATTGATGAGAAGTCAAAGCAATTGATAACGTAGTGTTTATCCCCATTAAGCAGTCAGGAAAGTAAGATTGCGAATCAATTTCGTCCTGGTCCCGGTTCAGCAAAACAGTCAACGGACGATCAATCGAAACCTCAAGGATTAACGGCTTGTTTTCTAATCCCGACCGTAACCCATCTTGGGTTAATCAAAAAACTCTGTGTTCTTTGTGTCTCTGTGTCTTATAACCCCTAACAAATGAATTACCGTACATTCGGCCGCATGGGCTGGGAAATCTCCGAAATTGGCTATGGCATGTGGGGCCTCGCCGACTGGACTGGCTCTGAACGGCCACAAATCGAAAAAGCACTCGATCTGGCGGTTGAACGGGGCTGCAATTTTTTCGATACGGCCTGGGGCTATGGCTCCGGTCTGAGCGAACAGATTCTGGGCGACCTGCTCAAGCGAAATCCCGACAAGATTCTGTATACCGCAACCAAAATTCCACCCAAAAATCGCACCTGGCCTTCCAGACCTGACTTTCAGTTAGACGATGTATTCCCGGCCGACTACATTGTTGAATATACCGAAAAAAGCCTGCAAAACCTTGGTGTTGAAACCATCGACCTGATGCAGTTTCATGTCTGGGAAGATGCCTGGGCCGACCGTGACGACTGGCAGGAAGCGATCACAAAATTGACACAGCAAGGCAAAGTGCGGGCCTGGGGTCTATCTGTAAATCGCTGGGAGCCAGACAATAGCCTGAACACCCTTCGAACCGGACTGATCGACGCCGTACAGGTGATCTACAACATCTTCGACCAAAACCCGGAAGATCATTTGTTTCCTCTGTGTAAACAATTGAACCTCGGCCTTATTGCCCGCGTACCCTTTGATGAAGGCACGCTCACCGGCACATTTACGAAAGAAACTACCTTTCCGGCCAACGACTGGCGTTCGACCTATTTCGTTCCTGAAAACCTTAACAGCAGCGTCGATCGTGCCGATGCGTTACGCCCCCTGATCCCGGCGGATATGACAATGCCCGAAATGGCGTTGCGGTTCATTTTAAGTAATCCCGATGTTCATACGACGATTCCGGGCATGCGTCAGCTCCGAAACGTAGAAGCCAACACCGCCGTTAGCGACGGACGCGGCCTGTCGCCGGAGTTACTGCACGAACTCAAAGGCCATCGCTGGGATCGGACACCGACGGACTGGAGTCAGTAGAGCGTTGAGCGGTTGTAGCAGGTTATCTGGAGAACCCCTCGAAGGCCGGATTGTGAATTTGGCGTTGACATATACCTTGTTAATAGTGTAAGCTATAGGATACAACTTATAGCTTACACGACATCCCTTAATACTCCTGCTCCAGCGGATGTACCATAAACTCATCAATCACAACGTGAGCCGGGCGGCTGACAATGAACAGCATCGATTCGGCCATGTCTTCATTTTTGAGCCAGTTTTGTGACGTTTCGTGACCGTGACCTTTTTCGTGGAAGTGCGAATCGACCAGTCCTGAATAAACGCCTGTCACTTTAATACCAAACGGCCGGACTTCCTTACGCAACGCCCCCATAAACGCTTCCTGCGCGTACTTGCTGGCCGTATAGAGCGATCCACCCGCGAAGGTCCGCTTGGCTACATCCGATGCCACGACAACAATATGCCCTGAGCCATGTGCTTTCATCGACGGAAGCGCAGCCTTTGTCAGAATAAACGTCCCTTTCACGTTGGTAGCCATCAGGTCGTCCCACTCACTGACCGTAATTTCATCGACGTTTTTGAAAACCCCATAGCCTGCATTGTTGATCACAACATCAATGCGCCTGAACTGATCGAGCGCGGCCTTAACGACTGCGGCCATATCGGCCTCATTGGCGACGTCGCCCGGCACCGTTACGATCTTTCCCCGAACAGATCCTTCGGTCGCCGTCACTTCGAGTTGCTTAAGATCGTCGGCATTACGGGCGGTAGCAACAACATTGGCACCGTGCTGGGCCAGCAATAAAGCCGTTGCCCGGCCAATACCCCGCGATGCCCCTGAAATAATAATGGTTTTGTTTTCGACGTTCATACTCATTCAGTTGAGCCGTATTAGCGGCCAGCGCAAAGGTCGTAAAGAGATCGCACAAAATTCGTAAAGAAGCTATTGGCTTACGACCTTTACGCCATTGCCAAAACTCACTTGCCATGCACGAATCACTAACCGACAAACTTAATCAGCTCGAGCAGAAATTCGCGGCTATGGGGCAGGATATGGCTTCTTATCTCGAAGGGTTGCTCCAGGCCGATTACCTAACCTATTGGGACTACATCCATCTCGAAACGCTGCTGTCTCTGCAAAACCCTAAAACAGCCTATCCCGACGAACTGATCTTCGTTACCTATCATCAGATTACCGAATTATACTTCAAGCTTATTCTGCACGAAATTGACCAGATCGCTCATGCCGAGCCGTTGACCGCTGCTTTTTTCGTTGCCCGATTGGGGCGACTGAACCGCTATTTTGCCCTACTTGAAGAATCGTTCAGCGTTATGATCACCGGCATGGAACGCGACCAGTTTCTGAAATTCAGGATGGCGCTTCTGCCATCGAGCGGGTTTCAGTCGGTTCAGTTCCGGCAGATCGAGATCGTATCGACTGACTTCCGGAACCTGTTGATCGCTGCTCCCGAAGAGCCAGCGTATATTTCTGATCTGTATGAGTTCATGTACTGGAAACAGGGCGCTACAGAACTGGCAACCCAGCAAAAAACCCTTACGCTCCGCCAGTTCGATCAACACAATAGCTCGCATCTGATTCGACAGGCCGAAGACTATCAATTCAAAAACCTACACCATCGTTATCTAAAACTGGAACACGATGGACAAAGTACACCCGAATTAGTAACGGCTCTGCGTGAATACGACTGGCGGGTAAATGTGCGCTGGAAATTAGCCCATTTGCGATCGGCGGTGCAATATCTGCACAAACAACCGGAAGACATCCGTGCTACGGGCGGAACGAACTGGCAAACGTACCTGCCACCCAGACAACAGCAAATCGTTTTCTTTCCAGAACTCTGGACCGAAGACGAATTAAGTAGCTGGGGTCAGTCGGCAAGCCCGCCAGAACCACTATAAATACAAAAAACTATACGCATTATTCAACTAAAGCCAACATTTTTTTTAGACGAGCCTAAAAATAAATAAAACGTCGTCTACTAACGTATGTTTCTTATATTTGGTAGAAAATTGACGCACAGAAGCATAGCTACTAGCGTACAAGGAAGATGCTCGATTGGCTTCATATACATCGATTCCGGGTAGCCCGTATACTACTTGGCCTATTTTTGGCCATGTGGCTCAACGGGGTGGTATTCCGCCACGCGCACCGGTTAACGGATGGGCGGCTGATCGTTCATGCTCACCCTTACTGGCCTTTCGGTAAAGGCCCGATTCTACCAAATTCCCATACGGCCCAGGAGATTCTATTGCTTGATTTGGCAGGCCATCTCCCCATTATCGTCAGTGCTTTTTTTGCTTTTCTTTTTCTACTACGAAGTTATCACCAGGCTGTTTTTCGGTTTGCTGATCGTACGTATCACACAGTCTCCTCCTTTTACTGTTTCTCACATCGGGGTCCACCGGTCGTTTGGTAATTTCCTGATTGGCGCTCACCGGCTTCTCAACCGGTGCCTGTTGCTGCATTCCATCAGAGCACTCAACCAAACGAAGACATCCTGAATGAAATTATTTTTCCTGTTCATTAGCATAGGGCTAATGGGAAGGCTTGTATATGCACAGCCAACTCCCAATCGAATTATTCGCGGATCGGTGATTGACGCCGATAACCGGAAGCCAATTCCTTTTGGCACAATAACCCTCATCGGAAGTACAAAAGGAGCATTGACCGATGCCAGAGGCCAATTTTCGTTATCGATAAAAGCTGATTCGGTAACTCATAAACTGGTTATTTCCTGCGTCGGTTTTAAATCCGATACGTTACTGATCCAACCCGGCACCGATACGTATTCGGTCGACATGCTACCCAATACAAACACACTCAATGAGGTAGTCGTTACGGGTGTTACGCGGGGCACACTGCTGCGCCAAAATCCGGTGGCCGTTCTCGCGATTTCGCGCCGGGCCATCGAAGGCACAGCCAGTAGTAATATTATCGATGTACTTGTAAAAAATGCCCCTGGTTTGAACGCGGTTAAAACTGGGCCCAATATCTCTAAACCCTTTATTCGGGGACTGGGCTACAACCGGGTCCTGACGCTCTACGACGGAGTTCGACAGGAGGGTCAGCAATGGGGTGATGAACACGGTATTGAGGTCGATAATTATAATATAGACCGCGCTGAGGTCATTAAAGGGCCAGCCAGCCTGATGTATGGCTCCGATGCGCTGGCGGGTGTGGTCAGTATGATGCCGAACTACCCGAAAGACACAGAAGGGAAAATCAAAGTAGGGATTGTAACAGAATACCAGTCGAATAACCGATTGCTGGGTGAGTCGGTGAGTTTAGCATCCGGTGGAGCTCGCTGGGCCTGGAATCTGCGCGGTTCGCTACGGGCCGCCACGAATTACCAGAATAAAATCGACGGGCGCGTCTATAACACAGGGTTTTCGGAAAAAACGCTGACGGCAATGCTGGGTTATTCGGGACAACGCGGTTACTCGCGCTTCGGGGCCTCGCTCTACGACAATTTGCAGGGCATTCCAGATGGAAGCCGGGATTCGCTGACACGTCAATTTACGAAGCAGGTCGACGAATCGGGCCTGGACGATATTCAAAACCGGCCCATTGTGCCCGCCAGCGATCTGTTACCGTATAAGCTTGGCCCGCTGCATCAGCGTATTCAACACTATCGTCTCCACACCAA
This window harbors:
- a CDS encoding carboxypeptidase regulatory-like domain-containing protein, with amino-acid sequence MYRWLTVVGLIACLTFGLVSGAYAQLTTTLSGYVTDATTGKPMPFANVYLNGSTRGSITNEQGHFSLAGVPLGTVEVVASFVGYQPAHQTLRLNDDQAKTINFRLKPGGQLLATVTVRGNLKKWERHLRQFKKQLLGEPFGGQCEIMNTDVLSFTEENGHLKAVATEPLVIENHALGYKLWYELAYFDGTFQKVFYAGSTRFEELKAPDERQANRYRRNRMRAYLGSVRHLMVTLIDSTYEDEGFLVYQEDITVPIARGKDNRATLYGSLRGHLKPLSIKKLIQPGRLPFERRLVSDRQLIVFYTNAMSPYSPYSDARYAYSQIKLPAGQMQMTTDGVITLPYGSEIQGSLADDRLSTMLPADWKPDQEKAVPSTNAPIIAQGKLLPPDARMERISTAFKERFHALAPVLFVHTDKPFYATGDRIWLSAYLLDAVTNRRPVGETAIHVALMTASGRLVQHQWLKISEGRAAGDFRLSDSLASGTYHLRAYTDEDDGQHRPAFERSIAVYNLIQSQSQAIADTAQKPLDVQLLPEGGHWVVGVRSRFGIKVVAPDGLGRQVAGRIIDDAGVEVARFTTNPLGLGSVVLAPVQGHTYQAQVTALQLESNHRLTGSVQLPPAEADGLLLSADVVSDSSRLIITITGTNRPAVDSAYVLIQQQGRVVDQRKIQLQNGVARVSLPSAGLPPGLNQLTLYDASARPKAERLVFLPERLAAVRVLMSLNKARYQPREQAILSVTLNDDGLPAVAVLSASVTDAGQVPDDTAAATIQTHLLLTGELRGRVEQPNLYLKDNSPETRRALDDLLLTQGWRRVSGTPENELLGGVSLIGRVLNQKNEPIPGAQVMIASMATEKSFLKSAGADEKGWFRLAGLDIADTTQLLAQLTNRELKPFLNDEAHFVLSGPGRTWDVDTARIPSNWQALHMQITAAKIRQEDDAAFYRDKTVKLLKEVIVRARKIEERPDDIKRRSLHNNADATLVFDEKSPRFPNLYEMIRGRFAGVGVTQTLTGGYQVVVRGVGSIMSGSQPLFLMDGMPVQDMDGTGLLNFNPSDIERVELLKNAGTAGIYGVRGGNGVIAFYSKVFRPDKPSTSKKTGTKPMQLIGYPSVLREFYVPRYDSKPDETTPPEVSSRIDRRDVLYWKPLIQTDGQGHSQLQFPLSDVVRTLRVTVQGITAEGRPVVGSALIRVQ
- a CDS encoding putative quinol monooxygenase yields the protein MLVRIVRMTFQEDKLADFHAIFDSSKYLIRAFPGNRHLQLLSDPDRPDVRMTYSLWDSANALEEYRQSELFRSTWAATKVLFAERAIAFSGENLETVTRIDMA
- a CDS encoding aldo/keto reductase, which produces MNYRTFGRMGWEISEIGYGMWGLADWTGSERPQIEKALDLAVERGCNFFDTAWGYGSGLSEQILGDLLKRNPDKILYTATKIPPKNRTWPSRPDFQLDDVFPADYIVEYTEKSLQNLGVETIDLMQFHVWEDAWADRDDWQEAITKLTQQGKVRAWGLSVNRWEPDNSLNTLRTGLIDAVQVIYNIFDQNPEDHLFPLCKQLNLGLIARVPFDEGTLTGTFTKETTFPANDWRSTYFVPENLNSSVDRADALRPLIPADMTMPEMALRFILSNPDVHTTIPGMRQLRNVEANTAVSDGRGLSPELLHELKGHRWDRTPTDWSQ
- a CDS encoding SDR family oxidoreductase: MNVENKTIIISGASRGIGRATALLLAQHGANVVATARNADDLKQLEVTATEGSVRGKIVTVPGDVANEADMAAVVKAALDQFRRIDVVINNAGYGVFKNVDEITVSEWDDLMATNVKGTFILTKAALPSMKAHGSGHIVVVASDVAKRTFAGGSLYTASKYAQEAFMGALRKEVRPFGIKVTGVYSGLVDSHFHEKGHGHETSQNWLKNEDMAESMLFIVSRPAHVVIDEFMVHPLEQEY
- a CDS encoding tryptophan 2,3-dioxygenase family protein; protein product: MHESLTDKLNQLEQKFAAMGQDMASYLEGLLQADYLTYWDYIHLETLLSLQNPKTAYPDELIFVTYHQITELYFKLILHEIDQIAHAEPLTAAFFVARLGRLNRYFALLEESFSVMITGMERDQFLKFRMALLPSSGFQSVQFRQIEIVSTDFRNLLIAAPEEPAYISDLYEFMYWKQGATELATQQKTLTLRQFDQHNSSHLIRQAEDYQFKNLHHRYLKLEHDGQSTPELVTALREYDWRVNVRWKLAHLRSAVQYLHKQPEDIRATGGTNWQTYLPPRQQQIVFFPELWTEDELSSWGQSASPPEPL